In a single window of the Montipora capricornis isolate CH-2021 chromosome 11, ASM3666992v2, whole genome shotgun sequence genome:
- the LOC138024159 gene encoding uncharacterized protein produces MAIRIMATVLEQVGNPVSALDSLRYCLEELHSLSAAQENFSVLLKKGFKSIFGKDQRNEIVAFVCQMNRIIYDLTHEFVEDGRKCRQLFLWPCVEVGGEKIDLLRDARIAKELRGMDMEQCCVQPWSFGPQQSVKLFRIYSEASDIATNTKGQFIVAYTGKVILFDSGGNFVYSFDIPASEKLIRGVETDQADNMYVLVGSSGLLERHGFIYMFDAQAKLHHQFKFKTLTTHEVHSLILDSSGNVLVSIKQKAGNPSGEHYYHAHKDRFKIKLTVQVFSKTGERLNRVDVLCHQNSSCLCTIREERVLVLDERYSTLHSVSIKDNSDHEKIKLKGEGLWSPRVMKFHQPSELLFILSVSYDNSPRVSMYSKDGEYVRTIPLNVRIELTPFDRITTAFAVTNDGHFAYLLQRRVQFSCEEPPVVYVI; encoded by the coding sequence ATGGCGATACGTATTATGGCGACCGTCTTAGAGCAAGTGGGAAATCCGGTAAGCGCCTTAGACTCATTGAGATATTGTCTTGAAGAGCTTCACTCGCTCTCTGCTGCTCAGGAGAACTTCAGCGTATTGCTCAAGAAAGGCTTCAAGTCAATCTTTGGTAAGGATCAACGAAATGAAATTGTTGCTTTCGTATGTCAAATGAATCGCATTATTTACGACCTTACGCATGAGTTCGTCGAAGATGGAAGGAAATGCAGACAGCTGTTCTTGTGGCCATGTGTTGAAGTAGGAGGAGAGAAAATCGATCTTCTGCGCGACGCAAGAATAGCCAAAGAGCTTCGTGGGATGGACATGGAGCAGTGTTGTGTGCAGCCTTGGTCGTTTGGTCCTCAGCAAAGTGTTAAATTATTTAGGATATACTCGGAGGCAAGCGATATCGCTACAAACACGAAAGGACAATTTATCGTGGCATATACTGGGAAAGTAATACTTTTTGACAGTGGAGGCAACTTCGTCTATTCTTTTGATATTCCGGCAAGTGAGAAACTTATAAGAGGTGTAGAAACTGATCAGGCTGACAACATGTATGTCCTGGTAGGATCTTCCGGCCTCCTCGAACGTCATGGGTTCATTTATATGTTCGACGCCCAAGCGAAACTGCACcaccaatttaaatttaaaacactAACAACACACGAAGTCCATTCACTGATCTTGGACAGCAGTGGTAATGTTTTGGTGTCGATCAAACAGAAAGCAGGTAACCCGTCTGGCGAACACTATTACCATGCACACAAGGATAGGTTTAAGATAAAGTTGACTGTACAAGTATTTTCAAAGACTGGTGAGCGTCTCAACAGGGTCGATGTGTTATGCCACCAGAATAGTTCTTGTCTTTGTACAATTAGAGAAGAACGTGTTCTAGTACTGGACGAAAGATATTCCACCCTCCACTCAGTTAGCATCAAGGACAACTCCGATCATGAAAAGATAAAATTGAAGGGAGAGGGATTGTGGAGTCCCAGAGTTATGAAGTTTCACCAGCCGAGTGAACTTTTGTTCATCCTGTCAGTAAGCTACGACAACAGCCCTCGAGTTTCGATGTACAGCAAAGATGGCGAATACGTACGCACAATCCCGCTAAATGTCCGCATTGAGCTCACACCATTCGATAGAATCACAACAGCATTTGCAGTAACCAACGATGGACACTTTGCCTATTTGCTTCAACGCCGCGTGCAATTCTCTTGTGAGGAGCCACCAGTCGTGTATGTTATATAA